The following proteins are encoded in a genomic region of Notolabrus celidotus isolate fNotCel1 chromosome 19, fNotCel1.pri, whole genome shotgun sequence:
- the sec16a gene encoding protein transport protein Sec16A isoform X2, translated as MQSPPRTGPSGASGPPPPPQSGPNMFRRTRPHKHTAAAAAAAATSTMPPTSQPMTDPFAFARGPPPMAAGGLPTIPNSNPPPMQAPPNTMYSQPGSGLPPQPQTLEAVPAAPSGPAPSALPVVTLFNPHSSASPGVFTAPSPAGFAPSQSEQGYFNSREQTPSMGTEFQHGASAPAPHQTPFNMEFQGHPPQPFPFQPVPPTTSSSQWAPDHGSRPPSVQNYFQPTSDPPQQPFNLPPQPQMYPSHAPSPHQNPPPPSTQPGHPQTQAPHPPQNPVMGQSPQWPDPNAPQHHNSHFQTQSYFSQSSAPQDSWFNQPPQDPGYHQMGTSLGPPQPRPESAGSHHASNAGPGPSSTPAPLPYPQDSGTLSMFFKDNDVENEETLAGERNKAINGVPGSYQHHSNPPAQSVHPDAPLDYQGPPVQDQSHLPYMNDGHPATQRPPESHYDHVENFECVPNLEVLPSETPTTPAATAVHGVDQFETGPNLETPDSIPRPMRSASVSSNYSNMSHGSGTSGRRHQGVVGTFIQQESPRLTDEASLAAAAGGYFEQIDSSPAVDMNARQSSLEQMWLPTPSPPKPTGIFQASANSSFEPVRSHGVGVRPPEVDKAKMVAEGGADSTPGNLEQPPDNMENIYGPGHPLPAGALGGVPHLTQPVLPISRPSSRAFGMNRPCESPATTLWAQNDPASFGANILLAPAAPTVLAPLREPSSEVIQPPEDGPLDLQPPQRVQPTPQQHSENLENPPKVSEAEPTDSQGNLGYASLLVSDSLRQPVLIAPPVSNYSVIPLSTPAQAASQSSLRETTPPVRAQGHGASTSQPPSLTSNQNPLFAPGPINLSALASNSGPLNLARDTTEAAPSETAAPPPSQPVRPPLSRGQSVGGDSHAAVQVNPAASLATATVSNHNQPSNYELLDFSMHQSQAQNQAPGPPSSLHESPQSSNGFYLQVTKDAQHGVRVKGSAPVPIPTTSSNPHVPSAAPQAAESTQSPAEPPKRSDSQAALQVQNDAPAVPVSGVPPPHGQYPPTGYGPAAGGAPPPGIAPPPGSAPPPGGAPPPGSAPPPGSAPPPTAANPQGPRGPVPPGAPMPGPAEPPRPPSAAGSQQGYGPPPPGQGPPPGQGQMYGGYYGNYGEYPDSRAPYPPGQYPPPPGDPRAQQYYQDGQYRNRADSWYGRYEGQTQAYRDPNYQYREPQPDRPSSRTSQYSDRPSSRQGYTEEYQRANRSAYNEYYADYAKHYDYAGYNYGQYDPAYRGYYDQSYWANYDQNYRGRDYYNQQAYPPPPPPPRKEGYDDQWRYYPGYDASFDDDYRRRGEMYGDDFDRRSVHSEQSAHSVHSSHSHHSRRSSFSSRSQQSQAYRSQPDLVSAVYDTTASTLAVDYSYGQYPNQTDATQNYSQYLYPSEYPTESTWIAPEQPPPRPATPEKFTIPHRCARFGPGGHLVQVLPNLPSAGQPALVDIYNMETMLQDTQDQVELRSFPGPLVKEETHKVDVIKFSQNKALECSRDNDLLDRDSARLLWDFIMLLCRQNGTVVGTDIADLLMKEHRSVWLPGKSPNEANLIDFNNEPLERAEEEPGAGPLSLLSDTFMTVPENVGKETERFRELLLFGRKKDALEAAMKVGLWGHALLLASKMDNRTHARVMTRFANSLPINDPLQTVYQLMSGRMPASATCCGEEKWGDWRPHLAMVLSNLTHTLDLDTRTITTMGDTLASKGLIDAAHFCYLMAQVGLGVFTKKSTKMVLIGSNHSLPFNQFATNEAIQRTEAYEYAQSLGSLPCSLPNFQVFKLIYACRLAEAGLSAQAFHYCEVISKAVLMQPSYYSPVFISQIIQMSEKLRFFDPQLKEKPEQELFNEPGWLIHLRKLDGQIKTGAIMYSQDRTTPTQFECSSPSSDMDQPSPTEPYNMPTEFDGHTPDNPLMSSLLPGTSPPGVQLMPPAPTSILQDGMAPPQPPNEVPQFYPVPPAGPQGHMPVPGYPPQDPGFAPPPFQPQPEQSEMYPGAHQQQQQQQQQPGPPPPQMGHMTPHMTPHMPPHMTPHMPPPQVPHSPIRMLPPTLQMPPHMSPHMPPSPAHMPHAEQLPHSPGEMHMSPPMSSSPPRSSLTPQDDFYDQMAHMGPGRRSRTTSQSSMHMGPGRRSRNNSVSSTHSGGRERSNSVKQASPPPPSIPEQPRKEEVKQARKDSPKKSGLGGLIRWIYGKGKNEAHLPDDKNKSIVWDEQKQKWVDLNAPEEEYKPPPPPPSGFPMMRPPMPGGPPGGPGGPPGGGPPVNMFSRKAGARSRYVDVLNPSNTTKAGGLAPAPADIFAPLAPMPMPANLFVPSSAPDDQQPLEGSEGGHQEQNSPNTSTAPQMFNPTLLPPAPEGPPVPDGSQSGELSRSSSMSSLSRENHPAQAAPPAGGITFYNPAQFAQTSAPSGGGHRSGRLGGQRQYPVLK; from the exons TGCAGTCCCCTCCTCGGACTGGTCCTTCAGGAGCCTCcggccctcctcctcctcctcagtcagGGCCCAATATGTTCCGCAGGACCAGGCCTCACAAGCAtacggcagcagcagcagcagcagcagctacgTCCACGATGCCACCTACATCTCAACCCATGACAGACCCTTTTGCTTTTGCAAGAGGTCCTCCTCCGATGGCTGCAGGTGGTCTACCGACAATACCCAACAGCAACCCTCCACCAATGCAAGCCCCACCTAACACCATGTACTCTCAACCTGGCTCAGGGCTGCCTCCACAACCACAGACACTGGAGGCGGTCCCTGCTGCTCCCTCGGGTCCCGCGCCATCCGCTTTGCCAGTGGTGACCCTGTTCAACCCTCACAGCTCAGCATCCCCTGGTGTTTTCACAGCGCCCAGTCCTGCGGGATTTGCACCCTCACAGAGTGAACAGGGATATTTTAATTCAAGAGAACAGACACCGTCTATGGGCACAGAGTTTCAACATGGGGCCTCAGCCCCGGCACCGCATCAGACACCTTTTAACATGGAATTTCAAGGACACCCTCCTCAGCCTTTCCCCTTCCAGCCAGTGCCTCCTACCACCTCTTCCTCTCAGTGGGCCCCTGATCATGGAAGTCGCCCTCCATCAGTTCAGAACTATTTCCAGCCCACTAGTGACCCTCCACAACAACCTTTTAATTTACCTCCACAGCCCCAGATGTACCCTTCCCATGCCCCATCACCTCATCAAAATCCCCCCCCTCCTTCAACACAACCTGGGCATCCCCAAACCCAGGCTCCACACCCTCCACAGAATCCTGTCATGGGCCAGAGTCCACAGTGGCCTGATCCAAATGCACCTCAGCATCATAATTCACACTTCCAGACTCAGAGCTACTTCAGCCAAAGCTCTGCCCCCCAGGACTCATGGTTCAACCAACCACCACAGGACCCAGGCTACCACCAAATGGGCACCAGCCTGGGCCCTCCGCAGCCCCGACCTGAATCTGCCGGATCTCATCATGCATCCAATGCAGGGCCTGGGCCGAGCTCTACCCCAGCCCCACTCCCTTACCCTCAAGATTCTGGGACACTCTCAATGTTCTTCAAAGACAATGATGTGGAAAATGAAGAGACTCTggctggagagagaaacaaggCAATTAATGGTGTTCCTGGATCCTATCAGCATCACAGCAACCCGCCAGCCCAAAGTGTTCACCCAGATGCTCCTTTGGATTACCAAGGACCACCTGTGCAAGATCAGTCACACTTACCATACATGAATGATGGACATCCTGCAACCCAGAGGCCCCCTGAGTCCCACTATGACCATGTTGAGAATTTTGAGTGTGTCCCAAACTTGGAAGTATTGCCCAGTGAAACCCCGACTACCCCAGCTgcaactgcagttcatggagtagACCAGTTTGAAACTGGCCCTAACCTGGAGACTCCAGATTCCATTCCAAGACCAATGCGATCTGCCAGTGTATCGTCCAACTACAGCAACATGAGCCATGGAAGTGGAACCAGCGGTCGGAGGCATCAGGGAGTAGTAGGAACCTTTATTCAGCAGGAAAGCCCACGACTCACTGATGAAGCTAGCCTGGCTGCTGCAGCTGGAGGCTACTTCGAGCAGATCGACTCTTCTCCAGCTGTAGATATGAACGCCCGACAGAGCTCCCTGGAGCAGATGTGGCTTCCCACACCGAGCCCTCCCAAGCCCACTGGCATCTTTCAGGCCAGTGCAAACAGCTCTTTTGAACCTGTGCGCTCACATGGGGTTGGGGTGCGTCCTCCTGAGGTTGACAAGGCTAAAATGGTAGCAGAGGGGGGTGCAGATTCTACACCTGGGAATCTGGAGCAGCCACCAGATAACATGGAAAATATTTATGGTCCTGGACACCCTTTGCCTGCTGGAGCTCTAGGTGGTGTACCTCATCTGACACAACCGGTGTTACCTATCTCCCGACCGTCATCCCGTGCTTTTGGGATGAATCGGCCCTGTGAAAGCCCCGCCACTACTCTGTGGGCTCAGAATGACCCTGCTAGCTTTGGCGCTAATATCCTCTTAGCTCCCGCTGCCCCCACAGTCCTTGCCCCTTTACGAGAGCCAAGTTCTGAGGTCATCCAGCCTCCAGAGGATGGCCCTCTGGACCTGCAGCCCCCACAGAGAGTCCAGCCAACACCACAGCAACACTCTGAGAACCTAGAGAACCCACCAAAGGTGAGTGAGGCCGAGCCGACCGACTCTCAAGGCAACCTCGGCTATGCGTCGCTCCTTGTGTCTGACTCGCTCCGCCAGCCTGTTTTGATTGCCCCGCCTGTGTCCAATTACAGCGTGATTCCCCTCAGTACCCCTGCTCAGGCAGCCAGTCAAAGTAGCCTTAGAGAAACCACTCCACCTGTGAGAGCACAGGGACACGGTGCCAGTACGTCCCAACCGCCTTCATTAACCTCTAATCAGAATCCACTTTTTGCCCCTGGACCAATAAACTTAAGTGCTTTAGCTTCTAACTCGGGCCCGCTCAACCTGGCCCGAGACACCACAGAAGCAGCACCATCAGAAACCGCAGCTCCACCGCCGTCTCAGCCAGTCCGCCCTCCTCTTTCCAGGGGCCAATCAGTGGGTGGGGACAGCCACGCTGCTGTCCAAGTTAATCCTGCAGCTTCTCTTGCGACTGCTACTGTCTCTAATCATAATCAGCCATCAAATTATGAACTGCTTGATTTTTCTATGCACCAATCACAAGCCCAAAACCAAGCACCTggtcctccttcctctctacATGAGTCCCCACAATCTAGTAATGGATTTTACCTACAGGTCACCAAAGATGCTCAGCATGGGGTAAGAGTGAAGGGCTCTGCCCCTGTCCCGATTCCCACCACTTCATCTAACCCACATGTACCATCAGCAGCCCCCCAAGCAGCTGAAAGCACCCAGTCACCAGCAGAGCCTCCTAAGAGATCAGATTCTCAGGCTGCTCTGCAGGTACAAAATGATGCACCTGCTGTTCCAGTGAGTGGAGTACCTCCTCCCCATGGCCAGTATCCCCCTACAGGGTACGGGCCTGCTGCTGGGGGTGCTCCCCCTCCAGGGATTGCTCCCCCTCCAGGGAGTGCTCCTCCTCCAGGGGGTGCTCCTCCTCCAGGTAGTGCTCCTCCTCCAGGGAGTGCTCCTCCTCCCACTGCTGCAAACCCTCAGGGGCCTCGAGGACCAGTACCTCCAGGAGCTCCTATGCCAGGTCCTGCAGAGCCTCCTCGACCGCCCTCTGCTGCAGGCAGCCAGCAAGGCTATGGACCTCCTCCTCCAGGGCAAGGACCACCGCCAGGGCAAGGGCAGATGTATGGTGGCTACTATGGTAATTATGGAGAATACCCGGACAGCAGGGCACCATATCCTCCTGGCCAGTACCCACCTCCACCAGGGGATCCCAGAGCACAGCAGTATTATCAA GATGGTCAATACAGGAACAGAGCAGATTCTTGGTATGGCAGATATGAGGGGCAGACTCAAGCTTACCGTGATCCTAACTATCAGTACAGAGAGCCACAGCCAGACCGACCCAGCTCCAGAACCAGTCAGTACTCTGACAGGCCCTCGTCCAG GCAAGGTTATACTGAAGAGTACCAGAGAGCAAACCGGAGTGCCTACAATGAATATTATGCAGATTATGCCAAGCACTATGATTATGCGG GATACAACTATGGACAGTACGACCCGGCATACAGAGGATATTATGATCAGTCATACTGGGCCAACTATGATCAGAACTACAGAGGCAGAGACTACTATAATCAACAGgcttatcctcctcctcctcctcctcccag GAAAGAAGGCTACGATGACCAGTGGAGGTACTATCCTGGTTACGATGCCAGTTTTGACGACGATTACCGCCGCCGTGGAGAGATGTATGGCGATGACTTTGACAGACGCAGCGTCCACAGCGAGCAGTCGGCACACAGTGTGCACAGCTCccacagccaccacagcagACGGAGCAGCTTCAGCTCACGCTCGCAACAG AGCCAGGCGTACAGAAGCCAGCCTGACTTAGTGTCTGCAGTCTATGACACCACAGCGTCTACCCTGGCTGTTGACTACTCCTATGGACAGTACCCGAACCAGACTGATGCAACCCAGAACTACAGCCAGTACCTCTATCCCTCTGAGTACCCCACAGAAAGCACTTGGATCGCGCCTGAACAAC ctcctcctcgcCCTGCAACCCCGGAGAAGTTCACCATCCCCCATCGATGTGCTCGCTTTGGACCTGGTGGTCACCTGGTGCAAGTCCTGCCTAATCTCCCCTCTGCTGGGCAGCCTGCGCTCGTAGACATCTACAACATGGAG ACTATGCTGCAAGATACCCAAGATCAGGTGGAGCTGCGATCCTTCCCCGGACCTCTTGTAAA AGAGGAGACCCACAAGGTGGACGTGATAAAGTTCTCCCAGAACAAAGCCCTGGAGTGTTCTCGTGACAACGACTTGTTAGACAGAGACTCTGCCCGTCTGCTCTGGGACTTCATCATGCTGCTCTGCAGACAGAACGGG ACTGTGGTGGGCACAGACATCGCTGATCTCCTGATGAAGGAGCACCGCTCTGTCTGGCTGCCGGGTAAAAGTCCCAACGAAGCCAACTTGATTGATTTCAACAACGAGCCTCTGGAGCGAGCTGAGGAAGAGCCGGGGGCCGGACCGCTGTCCCTGCTGTCTGATACCTTCATGACCGTTCCTGAGAATGTTGGCAAGGAAACAGAGCGCTTCAGGGAGCTGCTACTGTTCGGCCGCAAGAAG GATGCACTAGAAGCTGCTATGAAGGTCGGTCTGTGGGGCCATGCACTGCTGTTAGCCAGTAAAATGGACAACAGGACGCATGCTCGTGTCATGACCAG GTTTGCAAACAGTTTGCCCATCAATGACCCTCTTCAGACGGTGTACCAGCTGATGTCAGGGAGGATGCCGGCTTCAGCCACT TGCTGCGGGGAGGAGAAGTGGGGTGACTGGCGCCCTCACCTGGCCATGGTGCTGTCTAACCTCACGCACACCCTGGACCTGGACACTCGCACAATCACCACCATGGGCGACACTCTGG CTTCCAAGGGGCTGATTGATGCCGCTCACTTCTGCTATTTGATGGCTCAAGTGGGTCTGGGAGTTTTCACAAAGAAAAGCACCAAGATGGTTCTGATTGGCTCTAACCACAg TTTACCTTTTAACCAATTTGCAACCAATGAAGCGATCCAGAGGACTGAAGCCTACGAGTACGCTCAGTCTCTTGGCTCCTTGCCGTGTTCACTGCCTAACTTCCAG GTGTTCAAGTTGATCTATGCATGCCGTTTGGCTGAAGCCGGCCTGAGTGCTCAGGCCTTCCATTACTGTGAAGTCATCTCTAAGGCCGTTCTCATGCAGCCTTCATATTACTCTCCTGTTTTCATAAGCCAAATCATACAG ATGTCTGAAAAGCTGCGATTCTTTGATCCACAACTGAAAGAGAAGCCGGAGCAGGAGCTGTTCAATGAGCCTGGTTGGCTTATTCACCTGAGAAAGCTTGATGGACAGATCAAg ACCGGGGCGATCATGTACAGTCAAGACAGAACCACGCCCACACAGTTTGAGTGCAGCAGCCCCAGCTCTGACATGGACCAGCCAAGTCCAACCGAGCCATACAACATGCCTACAGAGTTTGATGGCCACACCCCAGACAACCCACTGATGAGCTCATTACTGCCTGGAACTTCTCCACCCGGAGTTCAGCTGATGCCTCCAG CCCCTACCTCCATCCTTCAAGACGGGATGGCCCCTCCTCAACCTCCAAATGAAGTTCCCCAGTTTTACCCAGTACCCCCCGCTGGACCACAAGGCCACATGCCGGTTCCAGGCTACCCTCCACAGGACCCTGGTTTTGCCCCTCCTCCCTTCCAACCTCAACCTGAGCAGTCAGAAATGTATCCAGGAgcccatcagcagcagcagcagcagcagcagcagcctggtcCCCCACCTCCTCAAATGGGCCACATGACACCACACATGACACCACACATGCCCCCACACATGACCCCACACATGCCCCCTCCTCAAGTGCCGCATTCACCCATACGGATGCTCCCTCCAACACTCCAGATGCCTCCACATATGTCCCCGCATATGCCCCCTTCTCCTGCGCACATGCCACATGCAGAGCAGCTGCCCCATTCCCCAGGAGAGATGCACATGAGCCCACCAATGTCATCCTCTCCTCCCAGGAGCTCCCTCACACCTCAGGATGACTTCTATGACCAAATGGCTCACATG GGTCCTGGAAGGAGATCAAGGACTACTTCACAATCTTCAATGCATATG GGTCCAGGACGGCGCTCCCGCAACAACTCTGTATCCTCCACTCACTCTGGAGGACGAGAGCGAAGCAACTCAGTCAAGCAGGcctctccacctccaccctcGATCCCCGAACAGCCCCGCAAAGAGGAAGTGAAACAAGCCAGGAAGGACTCCCCTAAAAAG AGTGGTCTCGGTGGATTGATCAGGTGGATCTATGGGAAGGGGAAGAACGAGGCTCACTTACcagatgacaaaaacaaatct ATTGTTTGGGATGAGCAGAAGCAGAAATGGGTGGACTTAAACGCGCCTGAAGAGGAG TAtaaacctcctccaccacctccgtCTGGCTTCCCCATGATGAGGCCTCCGATGCCTGGCGGCCCGCCTGGAGGGCCTGGTGGACCCCCAGGTGGTGGTCCTCCTGTTAACATGTTTTCCAGGAAAGCAG GCGCAAGGAGCAGATATGTCGATGTTCTGAACCCCAGTAACACCACAAAAGCGGGCGGGTTAGCGCCTGCTCCTGCAGACATCTTTGCTCCTTTGGCTCCGATGCCCATGCCTGCTAACCTATTTGTGCCTAGTTCAG CTCCAGACGATCAGCAACCTTTAGAGGGCAGTGAAGGAGGACACCAGGAGCAGAATTCACCAAACACCAGCACTGCTCCACAG ATGTTCAACCCCACGTTGTTACCGCCTGCTCCAGAAGGTCCTCCTGTGCCTGATGGCTCACAGTCTGGAGAG CTCTCACGTTCTAGCTCAATGAGTTCTTTATCACGTGAA AATCATCCTGCCCAGGCAGCACCACCCGCCGGCGGCATCACGTTTTATAACCCTGCACAGTTTGCACAG aCAAGTGCACCATCAGGAGGTGGACACCGCTCCGGTCGATTGGGCGGCCAACGCCAGTACCCAGTGTTGAAGTAA